A genomic window from Salvia hispanica cultivar TCC Black 2014 chromosome 5, UniMelb_Shisp_WGS_1.0, whole genome shotgun sequence includes:
- the LOC125191061 gene encoding flavanone 3-dioxygenase 2-like, whose product MSEKEETKDVDVSTINLKNGVKSLVETMPKLNKLPFEFILPLEGNPLSVNYAQIPIIDISGLNGASQTRDSTVRAIASACRDWGIFTITNHGIEEALIEEMMEVAKEFFGLNLREKMKYASDDVMSPVRYGTSLNTSKKHNLHWRDFFRHYGHPFQDTFHLWPHNPPNYSNVAREYLERVWEMAMKIFEAISEGLGLEKGYIEECLGEGVQILAANYYPPCPEPHKTLGLAAHSDHGALTFLTQNGVDGLQIKHDQTWYAVHHVPGSFLVNIGDYLEILSNGRYKSVEHRATVNAQRTRISIAVGHGPQLSSFIGPASPLVADNGSAQYEPIKYKDYIKIQQSSTVRGKTALLALKAQQNELI is encoded by the exons ATGtctgaaaaagaagaaaccAAGGATGTTGATGTTAGTACAATCAATCTCAAGAATGGGGTTAAGAGTCTTGTTGAAACTATGCCTAAGTTGAACAAGTTGCCATTTGAATTCATTCTACCATTAGAGGGAAACCCTTTGTCTGTAAACTATGCCCAGATTCCGATAATCGATATAAGTGGTCTAAACGGAGCTTCTCAAACTAGGGATTCTACCGTCAGAGCAATCGCCTCTGCTTGTCGTGATTGGGGAATTTTTACG ATCACTAATCATGGGATTGAGGAGGCATTGATAGAGGAAATGATGGAAGTTGCTAAGGAATTTTTTGGTCTGAATTTGAGGGAGAAAATGAAGTATGCATCAGATGATGTAATGAGCCCGGTTAGATATGGGACAAGTTTGAACACATCAAAGAAGCATAATCTTCATTGGAGGGACTTTTTCAGACATTATGGTCATCCTTTCCAAGACACCTTTCACCTTTGGCCTCACAATCCTCCTAATTACAG TAATGTTGCAAGGGAATACTTGGAGCGGGTGTGGGAGATGGCGATGAAGATATTTGAGGCGATATCGGAGGGCTTAGGGCTTGAAAAGGGGTACATAGAAGAGTGTTTGGGTGAGGGAGTTCAGATTCTTGCAGCCAACTACTATCCACCATGTCCTGAGCCACACAAAACATTAGGGCTGGCTGCTCACTCTGATCATGGTGCACTCACCTTTTTGACACAAAATGGTGTGGATGGTTTGCAAATCAAACATGATCAAACATGGTATGCAGTCCACCATGTTCCTGGCTCTTTTCTTGTCAACATTGGAGATTATTTGGAG ATATTGAGCAACGGGAGGTACAAGAGCGTGGAGCATCGAGCAACGGTGAATGCGCAACGAACAAGGATTTCGATAGCTGTGGGCCATGGGCCTCAGTTATCGAGCTTTATTGGGCCTGCAAGCCCACTTGTAGCTGACAATGGTTCGGCCCAATATGAGCCCATTAAGTATAAAGACTATATTAAAATCCAACAAAGTAGCACAGTTCGTGGGAAGACTGCTTTGCTGGCACTTAAAGCCCAACAAAATGAATTGATATGA
- the LOC125186974 gene encoding uncharacterized protein LOC125186974 isoform X2: MQDNRTFECMTNREEETSRSVTVQSRRRKLHRVPIQLRQGKKQIYEPVVVPLGPYHHRLHPQSHLVEPLKNKLKDIVCGDFTSKSLFLCSICARLDEIRYFYGGADGYTDGELAEMMLRDACFLICYIERGETFNLIFQRLGVSGVLFMARDMFMLENQIPLWLISLIHPDHNSLLCQYLSYNNFGDNRLTQLPWANGRGEEPLHLLEALCTSLFLDETQEYSSNLLRLVKKCNNLYTGKQGSRTNWQMMNTPFWSATDLKAKGVHFRRSSYCLTDIKFESFACNAKDVKVLREKDILYSMLANDEEVVEMVKSIDTYGFASNFFFSDVNMRIEKHCTSKARTWMAELINTNFRSPWSVIALAAATFLLCLTFIQTYFTINPTN, encoded by the exons ATGCAAGATAATAG AACTTTTGAGTGTATGACAAACAGAGAAGAAGAAACTTCTAGATCCGTCACTGTCCAATCACGGCGGCGCAAGCTGCACAGAGTGCCAATACAGTTGCGACAAGGCAAAAAGCAAATCTATGAGCCGGTAGTGGTGCCCCTCGGCCCCTACCACCATCGCCTGCATCCACAGTCGCATCTAGTGGAGCCACTCAAGAACAAGCTAAAGGATATAGTTTGCGGGGACTTCACCAGCAAAAGCCTCTTTCTGTGTAGCATATGTGCGCGGCTAGATGAAATCCGCTATTTCTATGGCGGAGCAGATGGCTACACGGACGGGGAATTGGCTGAAATGATGCTTCGCGACGCCTGCTTCCTCATATGCTATATCGAACGTGGTGAAACTTTTAACCTAATTTTCCAACGCCTGGGAGTGTCCGGGGTATTGTTCATGGCACGCGATATGTTTATGCTGGAGAATCAGATTCCGTTATGGCTCATCTCCTTAATTCACCCGGATCACAATTCATTGTTGTGTCAATACTTGAGCTACAATAATTTTGGGGATAATAGGTTGACACAACTTCCATGGGCAAATGGGAGAGGGGAAGAGCCTCTTCACTTACTCGAAGCTCTGTGCACTAGCTTATTCCTCGATGAGACACAAGAATATTCGAGTAATCTTTTGCGGCTTGtcaaaaaatgtaataatcTTTACACAGGGAAGCAAGGCTCAAGAACAAACTGGCAAATGATGAACACTCCCTTTTGGTCCGCGACTGATCTGAAAGCAAAGGGCGTTCATTTCAGGCGGAGTTCGTATTGTCTGACGGATATCAAGTTCGAATCCTTTGCATG CAACGCTAAAGATGTAAAGGTGCTGCGGGAGAAAGACATATTGTACAGCATGTTGGCGAACGATGAAGAGGTGGTTGAAATGGTTAAGAGCATCGATACTTATGGATTTGCGagcaatttcttttttagtgaTGTGAATATGAGGATTGAGAAGCACTGCACTAGCAAAGCAAGGACATGGATGGCCGAACTAATCAACACCAACTTTCGGAGCCCATGGTCTGTTATAGCTCTCGCGGCCGCCACTTTTCTGCTATGCCTCACTTTTATACAAACCTACTTCACAATCAATCCCACCAATTAA
- the LOC125188596 gene encoding uncharacterized GPI-anchored protein At4g28100 translates to MLQLTLLALLLLLPRSLAGLLSEPAKPSDSNTVPAFPAQTAAQTCRLDLSAELFGGVGAACGRTLDRSRCCPVLAAWLFAAHARSALQIPAAPPPLSSDLPMMPDDSQRCVDTLQSSLAARDIRLPQANASCDAVLCFCGIRLHQITSLSCPAAFNVTGNYKNATPTAAVRNLERNCRNSSYSGCTKCLGALEKVTGGKNGTSGGGDGDRASRMLSRDCRLMGLTWLLARNKTAYIPTVSAVLRAIMYSAHPPHENTCSPDQENMPLAVDSLQFDKYNSSSSSPVAFFLLLPILPLIIFSLLFM, encoded by the exons ATGCTCCAACTCACCCTCCtcgccctcctcctcctcctcccccgCTCCCTCGCCGGCCTCCTCTCCGAGCCGGCCAAGCCCTCCGACTCCAACACCGTCCCCGCCTTCCCCGCCCAGACCGCCGCCCAGACCTGCCGCCTCGACCTCTCCGCCGAGCTCTTCGGCGGCGTCGGCGCCGCCTGCGGCCGCACCCTCGACCGCAGCCGCTGCTGCCCCGTCCTCGCCGCCTGGCTCTTCGCCGCCCACGCCCGGTCCGCGCTCCAGATCCCcgccgcgccgccgccgctctcCTCCGACCTCCCGATGATGCCCGACGACTCGCAGAGGTGCGTCGACACGCTCCAGTCCTCCCTCGCCGCGCGCGACATCCGCCTCCCCCAGGCCAACGCCTCGTGCGACGCCGTTTTGTGCTTCTGCGGGATCCGCCTCCACCAGATCACCTCGCTCAGCTGCCCCGCCGCGTTCAACGTCACCGGAAACTACAAAAACGCGACTCCGACCGCCGCCGTGAGGAATCTCGAGCGGAATTGCAGAAATTCGTCGTATTCCGGCTGCACGAAGTGCCTCGGCGCGCTGGAGAAG GTGACCGGTGGCAAAAACGGAACAAGTGGAGGAGGTGACGGCGATCGCGCGAGCAGAATGCTGAGCCGGGACTGCCGGCTGATGGGGCTGACGTGGCTGCTGGCCCGCAACAAGACGGCTTACATTCCCACCGTCTCCGCCGTATTGCGCGCCATAATGTACAGCGCGCACCCTCCGCACGAGAACACCTGCTCCCCGGACCAGGAGAACATGCCCCTCGCCGTGGACTCTCTGCAGTTCGACAAATATAACTCCTCGTCGTCGTCTCCGGTGgccttttttcttcttcttccgaTTTTACCCCTGATAATTTTTTCCTTACTTTTCATGTAG
- the LOC125191062 gene encoding cytochrome b6-f complex iron-sulfur subunit 1, chloroplastic-like has product MASSTTLSPAIAPSQLCSGKNGMNRCFNVAVAKVGKGKGMKVRCMATSVPADRVPDMGKRELMNLLLLGAIALPSTGMLLPYTYFFVPPGSGGGGGGTPAKDALGNDIVAEEWLKTHGPGDRTLTQGLKGDPTYLVVENDRTLATYGINAVCTHLGCVVPWNKAENKFMCPCHGSQYNNQGKVVRGPAPLSLALAHADLDDGKVVFVPWVETDFRTGENPWWS; this is encoded by the exons ATGGCTTCCTCAACCACGCTCTCTCCCGCCATCGCCCCTTCTCAG CTCTGCTCCGGCAAGAATGGGATGAACCGATGCTTCAATGTGGCGGTGGCGAAGGTcgggaaggggaaggggatGAAGGTCCGGTGCATGGCCACGAGCGTGCCGGCCGATCGCGTGCCCGACATGGGCAAGAGAGAGCTCATGAATCTGCTGCTTCTCGGCGCCATTGCCCTTCCTTCTACCGGGATGTTGTTGCCCTACACTTACTTCTTTGTTCCGCCTGG TTCCGGAGGGGGTGGCGGTGGCACTCCCGCCAAGGATGCGTTGGGGAACGACATTGTTGCAGAGGAATGGCTCAAAACGCACGGGCCAGGCGATCGGACCCTCACACAGGGATTGAAG GGTGATCCCACCTACCTTGTTGTGGAGAACGACAGAACACTTGCAACGTATGGTATCAATGCTGTCTGCACCCACCTTGGCTGTGTCGTGCCGTGGAACAAAGCTGAGAACAAGTTCATGTGCCCGTGCCACGGATCACAATACAATAACCAAGGAAAAGTTGTTAGAGGACCTGCTCCCTTG TCTTTGGCTTTGGCTCATGCAGACCTTGATGATGGGAAGGTGGTGTTTGTTCCATGGGTGGAGACTGATTTTAGAACCGGAGAGAATCCATGGTGGTCTTAG
- the LOC125186974 gene encoding uncharacterized protein LOC125186974 isoform X1, whose translation MQDNRTFECMTNREEETSRSVTVQSRRRKLHRVPIQLRQGKKQIYEPVVVPLGPYHHRLHPQSHLVEPLKNKLKDIVCGDFTSKSLFLCSICARLDEIRYFYGGADGYTDGELAEMMLRDACFLICYIERGETFNLIFQRLGVSGVLFMARDMFMLENQIPLWLISLIHPDHNSLLCQYLSYNNFGDNRLTQLPWANGRGEEPLHLLEALCTSLFLDETQEYSSNLLRLVKKCNNLYTGKQGSRTNWQMMNTPFWSATDLKAKGVHFRRSSYCLTDIKFESFAWYAELHLPFFYITYNSKVFFSNAIAFEMSPETDTNMGVTAYFNFMKIMISNAKDVKVLREKDILYSMLANDEEVVEMVKSIDTYGFASNFFFSDVNMRIEKHCTSKARTWMAELINTNFRSPWSVIALAAATFLLCLTFIQTYFTINPTN comes from the exons ATGCAAGATAATAG AACTTTTGAGTGTATGACAAACAGAGAAGAAGAAACTTCTAGATCCGTCACTGTCCAATCACGGCGGCGCAAGCTGCACAGAGTGCCAATACAGTTGCGACAAGGCAAAAAGCAAATCTATGAGCCGGTAGTGGTGCCCCTCGGCCCCTACCACCATCGCCTGCATCCACAGTCGCATCTAGTGGAGCCACTCAAGAACAAGCTAAAGGATATAGTTTGCGGGGACTTCACCAGCAAAAGCCTCTTTCTGTGTAGCATATGTGCGCGGCTAGATGAAATCCGCTATTTCTATGGCGGAGCAGATGGCTACACGGACGGGGAATTGGCTGAAATGATGCTTCGCGACGCCTGCTTCCTCATATGCTATATCGAACGTGGTGAAACTTTTAACCTAATTTTCCAACGCCTGGGAGTGTCCGGGGTATTGTTCATGGCACGCGATATGTTTATGCTGGAGAATCAGATTCCGTTATGGCTCATCTCCTTAATTCACCCGGATCACAATTCATTGTTGTGTCAATACTTGAGCTACAATAATTTTGGGGATAATAGGTTGACACAACTTCCATGGGCAAATGGGAGAGGGGAAGAGCCTCTTCACTTACTCGAAGCTCTGTGCACTAGCTTATTCCTCGATGAGACACAAGAATATTCGAGTAATCTTTTGCGGCTTGtcaaaaaatgtaataatcTTTACACAGGGAAGCAAGGCTCAAGAACAAACTGGCAAATGATGAACACTCCCTTTTGGTCCGCGACTGATCTGAAAGCAAAGGGCGTTCATTTCAGGCGGAGTTCGTATTGTCTGACGGATATCAAGTTCGAATCCTTTGCATGGTATGCTGAACTCCACCTTCCTTTCTTCTACATCACCTACAATAGCAAAGTATTCTTCTCTAATGCTATTGCATTCGAGATGTCGCCTGAGACAGATACAAACATGGGCGTCACGGCTTACtttaatttcatgaaaattaTGATCAGCAACGCTAAAGATGTAAAGGTGCTGCGGGAGAAAGACATATTGTACAGCATGTTGGCGAACGATGAAGAGGTGGTTGAAATGGTTAAGAGCATCGATACTTATGGATTTGCGagcaatttcttttttagtgaTGTGAATATGAGGATTGAGAAGCACTGCACTAGCAAAGCAAGGACATGGATGGCCGAACTAATCAACACCAACTTTCGGAGCCCATGGTCTGTTATAGCTCTCGCGGCCGCCACTTTTCTGCTATGCCTCACTTTTATACAAACCTACTTCACAATCAATCCCACCAATTAA